GTGCGCGCTCGCGTTCCTTTCCGATGACCTCGCGACCGATGCCGTCCGGTCCCAGCAACAGCACCTCGACGGCACGAAGGGCCGGCAGTGGAACGGCATCAGCCTCGACCACGCCATCTGGTTCCATCACGTCTTCGACGGAGCCGATTGGCAGCTGCACGACTTCCGCTGCGAGGGCCTCGGTTTCCCAAGGGGTCTCGCAGTCGGGCACGTCTACGCGTCCGACGGCAGGCACCTCGCGACGGTGGCCCAGGAGGTCCTGCTGCGCCGCGCGACCTAGCGAGCAGGGAATAACTTCGGGTCCATGGACCTCGAGCGCGCTCTTCAGACGACCGGTGCGGTTCGGGATTTCGCGGACCACCCCGTCCCCGACGAGGTGGTGTTCCACATCCTCGACGTCGCGCGTTACGCCCCCAGCGGGGGGAACCGCCAGGCGTGGAAGGTGATCCTCGTCAAGGATCAGTCGGCCCGCGAGAAACTGCGCGACCTGTACCTGCGCGGCTGGTACCGGTATCTCGCCATCCGCGCGGCCGGGCTCGTGCCGTGGGCGCCGATCACCGACCGCGCGGCCGAGGCCGAAGCGGAGCGCGCCGCCGAGAATCTCGCAGCGGAAGCCGCGAAGGGGCCCGGCGGGATGGCGGAGAACCTGGACAAGGTCCCGGCCCTTCTCGTCCTCCTGGCGGACCTGAAGGGCCTGGCGGCGGTCGACCGGGACATGCCCCGCTACACGATGGTCGGCGGGGCGTCGATCTACCCGTTCGCGTGGAGCATCCTCCTGGCAGCCCACAACGTCGGGATCGGTGGGGTCTTCACCACGATGCTCGTCAGCGCGGAGCAAGAGGTCCTCGACATCCTGGACGTTCCCGAAGGATGGGCTCTCGCCGGCGCCCTCGCGCTCGGCTACCCCGAGGGCGGGAGAAGGCCTACGAAGTTGAGCCGCGCGGAGGTCGCGACGTTCGCGACCGTCGACCGCTTCGACGGCCCCGTTCTCGAGGGGTAGCCCCGCTACACCGACCCGACAGCCTCGTAGGCCGCCATCCCGAGCGCGAACCCTCGGATGTCACCTACGAGGCCGGACTCCATGCGGTTCATCATGTACGCGAATGTCATCCGGGCGTCCAGGTCCACGACGATCACCGACCCTCCCCAGCCGCCCCAGTAGCAGGCATTGGCGTTGGGGCTGACGGGTGTCTCCTCGGCGGTGAGGCCGTAGCCGATCCCGAGCCGCATCGGCACGTTGAGCACGAGGTCCGTCCCGCGAGCCTGCTCGTCGAAGATGCGCCGGCATCCCGCTTCCGAGAGGAGCTTCACGCCGGCGACCTGGCCCCCGTTCGCGACAGCCGCCTGAATGAGCGCGACGGACCTTGCGTTGCCGTGGCCGTTGGCGGCGGGTATCTCGGCTCGCCGCCAGGCCGCTGACTGGGGCTCGGTGCCGTCCAGCGGCGGGTTGGCCAGTGCCCGCTGGGCGGTCGGCGTCGCGTCCACACCGGTGAGGTCGATGTTGGGCGGGATCACGTACGACACGCGGCCGTCCTCGCCGGCGGGAAGCCCGATGTGGAAGTCCGCGCCCAACGGCCCAGTGACCTCGTCGGCGAAGAACCGGCCGAGGGTGGCGCCGCTGATCCGCCGTACCACCTCCCCGACGAGGTAACCCTGGGTCACGGCGTGGTAACCCGAAGCCGTTCCGGGCTCCCACCAGGGCTCCTGCGCGGCGAGCAACGAGGTGCACTTCTCCCAGTCGTACAGATCCTCGAGCTTCATCGGCTCGTCCCAGCCGGGCAGCCCGGCAGTGTGCGACATGATGTGGCGGACCAGCACCCTGTCCTGCTTGCCGCCGGCGGCGAACTCCGGCCAGTAGCGCGACACAGGAGCGTCGAAGTCCAGCTCTCCTCGGTCGGCGAGGATCAAGGCGCACAGGGCCGTCATCGTCTTGGTGGTCGACCAGACGTTGGTTATGGTGTCGCGCTCCCAAGGTCGCGTCTTCTCCTCGTCCGCCCACCCGCCCCAGATGTCCACGACGAGTTCCCCCTCGACAGTGACCGCGAACGAGGCCCCGAGGTCGGCTCCGCTGTCGAGACTTGCGGCGAGAATGTCCTTGACCGCCGAGAAGCGGTCGTCGCACGTGCCCTGCACTTGAGCTGTCACGACGGCAAAGCTAGCCAGGCGCGCCGGGCAGCGCCCGGGCGGGTGCCGGCACGAGGCCGGGCCTGCGGCCCGTGACGTTCCCGTGCCGGTGTCTCGTCTCGGTCACCGACTGCTCCCGTACCCAGCGCAGCACCTCGCGCTCCGGGTTCTCCGCGACGGCCGTGTCGTCGACCCACAGGCCGGCGTCGTGCGCGCCTAGCCGCAAAGCGTCGTCGATGCGCCCGAGGACACGGAGCTTGTCGAAAGCACCGTCGGGAACCGAACCGTACGAGACAGTCGCCTCCGCCCCGACAGCCGAAGCAGCCGCGAGGGCCAACCGGACGTCGCCTTCCCCGGCGCCCTCGCCGACGAACACACCCACACGCTCCAACGGCATGAAGCGGAATGCGTTCGACTCCGCCACGAGGCCGGTCTCGTCAACCGGTTCCGCCATCGCGGCCCACGCGCGACGGCAACCCTCCGCGTACTCGCCGGCTTCGGGCGATGCATGATCGGCGACCGGCCAGCAACCGAGGCTCGCGACGTAGTCGGGGCCACCTGCCTTCGCGCCGGGGCCGACGACCGAGCGCTTCCAGCCACCGAAGGGTTGCCGGCGCACGATCGCGCCGGTTATGCCGCGGTTGACGTAGAGGTTCCCGGCGTGGACCCGTTCGCGCCAGTACTCGATCTCGGACGGATCGAGCGCGTGGAGGCCGGCGGTGAGACCGTACGCAGGCGCGTTCTGCAACTCGATCGCATCGTCGAGGTCGCGGGCGCGCATCACCCCCAGCACCGGCCCGAAGCATTCGGTGAGGTGGAACATCGACCCCGGCGAGACGCCGGCCTTCACGCCGGGGCTCCACAGGTATCCCAGCTCGTCCAGCCGCCGCGGCTCGACGAGCCAGCTCTCCCCCGCCTCCAGACGAGTCAGGGCCGCCAGCAGCGGGCCTTCCGGCGGGCGAATCACCGGCCCCATCGCGGTCGACAGATCCCACGCCGGTCCGACCCGGAGCGTCGCGACCATGTCCGACAGCCGTCTCAGGAACCTGGGGTCGTCGTGCACTGCGGCCTCGACTATCACCAGGCTCGCCGCGGAGCACTTCTGCCCCGCGTGCCCGAACGCGGACCTGACCACGTCGGCCACAGCCTCGTCCACGTCCGCGGTGGCCGTCACGACGATCGCGTTCTTGCCGCTCGTCTCGGCGTGCAACTTCAACCCTGGCCGCCAACCGAGGAACATCCGCGCCGTCTCCCACGAACCTGTCAGCACAACCGCGTCGACGCGGGGGTCGGTGATCAACTTCCGGCTCGCTTCGCCGTCAACGCAAGGGGCGAACTGCAGCACCTCGCGCGGAACGCCGCCTTCCCACAACGCCTTCACCAGTTCGCCCGCCACCGCGACGGCCTCGGGCGCCGGCTTCAGGATCACCGCGTTCCCGGCCGCCAACGACGCCAGCACCCCGCCCGCCGGTATCGACAACGGGAAGTTCCACGGCGACGCCACCACGACCGTCCCGTGCGGCTCGAACCCGCCGCCGTCGGGAACCTTCGACGCGTAGTACGAGGCGAAATCGACCGCCTCCGACACCTCCGGGTCGCCCTCCCGGATGGTCTTGCCGGTGTCGTAGGCCATCACCGCCAGCAGGCGGCCCCGGGCGCTGGCAAGGGAGTCGGCCGCACCGAGCAGCACCTCACGCCGGCGCGCCGGCGCCAACGCGGCCCACTCCTGCTGCGCTACCGCAGCCGACGACAGAGCGACCTCGACCGCGGCGTCATCAGCCGAGAGCCATCTGTACGCCGGGCGTTCCGGCCGGCTCGGATCTGTTCCGTCGACAGCCTCCAGGTTGCCGCCGAAGATGGTCCCGCCGACGACGGGCCGGTAGTCAGGCAGGCCCGACGACGCGACCGCCCCCAGGCACGACGTCACCCACCGGCGGTTCGCTGTGACGGTGAAGTCGGTGTCCGGCTCGTTGGCGAAGCCGAGAGTGGACACCGCCAAGCGCCCCGGCTCCGACGACCGGTCCTGCACCCGCTTCGTCGCCGGCGGCCGCTCACTACGCGCCGCGACCGACCGCCGGAACCGCTGCTCCTCCTGCATCCACGCCGGCGAACCGACTTCCAGATCGAACTGGTGGGCCAGGAAGTTCTGCGGGCCGGTGTTCTCGTCGAGGCGCCGCACCAGGTAAGCGATCGCCGACTCCATCTCCTGCTCGTCCACCACGGGCGCGTACAGCAGCAACCCGCCGAATCGTTGCGCCGCGGCCTCCGCCACGGCGGGTGCCATGCCCTCGAGCATCTCGAACTCCACCCGATCCAGCGCGCCCAATCGATCGGCGCGTGCGTGCGCCCATCCGATCTCGAAGAGGTTGTGCGAGGCGACGCCGACGCGGACCGCCCCGTCGTTCGCCGGGTCCAGGGCCACGTCGAGCATGCGCTTGTAGTTCGCGTCGGTCTCGTCTTTTTCCAGGAACGTAGCCTGCGGCCAACCGTGCAGCTCGGCCTCGACGCGCTCAGCCGCCAGGTTGGCGCCCTTGACGATCCGCACCTTCACCCAGCCGCCGGCGCCGTCGCGCCTCGCGCGCGCCCACCCGCACAACTCTTCCAGCGCCGGCAGCGAGTCGGGCAGGTACGCCTGCAGCACCACGCCGGCGCCCAGGCGCTCGTAGCGCTGCTCGTCGAGCACCCTGCGGAACACCGCGAGGGTCAGATCGAGGTCGCGGTACTCCTCCATGTCGAGGTTGACGAACTTCGCCGGCGTGAACCTCGCGGCCGTGTCGTACAGGTCCCTCAGATGGGCGGCGATGCGCTCCACCTCGAAGTCGAAGCGCAGCACGTCGATCTGCGCGCAGATCGACGAGATCTTCACCGAGACGTAGTCGATGGAGGGGTGGGTGAGGGCCGCCTTCACCTGCTCGAGCCGGCGTG
Above is a genomic segment from Acidimicrobiales bacterium containing:
- a CDS encoding nitroreductase family protein, whose product is MDLERALQTTGAVRDFADHPVPDEVVFHILDVARYAPSGGNRQAWKVILVKDQSAREKLRDLYLRGWYRYLAIRAAGLVPWAPITDRAAEAEAERAAENLAAEAAKGPGGMAENLDKVPALLVLLADLKGLAAVDRDMPRYTMVGGASIYPFAWSILLAAHNVGIGGVFTTMLVSAEQEVLDILDVPEGWALAGALALGYPEGGRRPTKLSRAEVATFATVDRFDGPVLEG
- a CDS encoding serine hydrolase domain-containing protein, whose amino-acid sequence is MTAQVQGTCDDRFSAVKDILAASLDSGADLGASFAVTVEGELVVDIWGGWADEEKTRPWERDTITNVWSTTKTMTALCALILADRGELDFDAPVSRYWPEFAAGGKQDRVLVRHIMSHTAGLPGWDEPMKLEDLYDWEKCTSLLAAQEPWWEPGTASGYHAVTQGYLVGEVVRRISGATLGRFFADEVTGPLGADFHIGLPAGEDGRVSYVIPPNIDLTGVDATPTAQRALANPPLDGTEPQSAAWRRAEIPAANGHGNARSVALIQAAVANGGQVAGVKLLSEAGCRRIFDEQARGTDLVLNVPMRLGIGYGLTAEETPVSPNANACYWGGWGGSVIVVDLDARMTFAYMMNRMESGLVGDIRGFALGMAAYEAVGSV
- a CDS encoding bifunctional proline dehydrogenase/L-glutamate gamma-semialdehyde dehydrogenase encodes the protein MTSEIDAAVGVASDLLAAAGARRGWREAAQARRMSRILSTPGGFDLLLALTDEVLRIREPRRAARVLAELAGENTAALGLLDRLALTAGARVAPFAPGLVVPAARRRVRAEMGAVILPAAEDQLARHARHRRRQGIRLNVNVLGEAILGDREAARRLEQVKAALTHPSIDYVSVKISSICAQIDVLRFDFEVERIAAHLRDLYDTAARFTPAKFVNLDMEEYRDLDLTLAVFRRVLDEQRYERLGAGVVLQAYLPDSLPALEELCGWARARRDGAGGWVKVRIVKGANLAAERVEAELHGWPQATFLEKDETDANYKRMLDVALDPANDGAVRVGVASHNLFEIGWAHARADRLGALDRVEFEMLEGMAPAVAEAAAQRFGGLLLYAPVVDEQEMESAIAYLVRRLDENTGPQNFLAHQFDLEVGSPAWMQEEQRFRRSVAARSERPPATKRVQDRSSEPGRLAVSTLGFANEPDTDFTVTANRRWVTSCLGAVASSGLPDYRPVVGGTIFGGNLEAVDGTDPSRPERPAYRWLSADDAAVEVALSSAAVAQQEWAALAPARRREVLLGAADSLASARGRLLAVMAYDTGKTIREGDPEVSEAVDFASYYASKVPDGGGFEPHGTVVVASPWNFPLSIPAGGVLASLAAGNAVILKPAPEAVAVAGELVKALWEGGVPREVLQFAPCVDGEASRKLITDPRVDAVVLTGSWETARMFLGWRPGLKLHAETSGKNAIVVTATADVDEAVADVVRSAFGHAGQKCSAASLVIVEAAVHDDPRFLRRLSDMVATLRVGPAWDLSTAMGPVIRPPEGPLLAALTRLEAGESWLVEPRRLDELGYLWSPGVKAGVSPGSMFHLTECFGPVLGVMRARDLDDAIELQNAPAYGLTAGLHALDPSEIEYWRERVHAGNLYVNRGITGAIVRRQPFGGWKRSVVGPGAKAGGPDYVASLGCWPVADHASPEAGEYAEGCRRAWAAMAEPVDETGLVAESNAFRFMPLERVGVFVGEGAGEGDVRLALAAASAVGAEATVSYGSVPDGAFDKLRVLGRIDDALRLGAHDAGLWVDDTAVAENPEREVLRWVREQSVTETRHRHGNVTGRRPGLVPAPARALPGAPG